In Listeria swaminathanii, a single window of DNA contains:
- a CDS encoding NAD(P)/FAD-dependent oxidoreductase — translation MQKIVIIGGGIVGASAAYLLSKENVQITLIDSGEPGQATRAAAGIICPWLSKRRNKYWYELAKNSAAFYKEIAHMLEEETGRDSGYKQVGVLALRSTEDKVTELFNLAKERRLEASVMGEIAKLSEAETKQKFPLVKPGFGSVYVSGAARVNGGLFCETLLYAAKENGVKIKSGRARFSTNGEIFVGEEKESYDKLIIASGAWLADLLQDAGLHTDVLAQKGQLLALDFSEFETDDWPVILPPSAKSIVPFDNGKVIVGATHEKAAGFNTEPTAAGRAEIITEVSQFMEGDLEQKIASVAVGTRPYTPDFAPLIGQLPGFDKVFLANGLGASGLTTGPYVGKLLADLALGNTVDLALENYEPSKYISK, via the coding sequence ATGCAAAAAATAGTCATCATTGGCGGTGGAATTGTCGGCGCCAGCGCAGCATATTTACTATCAAAAGAAAATGTTCAAATAACGTTAATTGATTCTGGTGAGCCGGGACAAGCAACACGTGCCGCAGCGGGGATTATTTGCCCGTGGTTGTCTAAAAGGCGGAATAAATATTGGTATGAACTGGCGAAAAATAGTGCGGCTTTTTATAAGGAAATAGCGCATATGTTGGAAGAAGAAACTGGCCGCGATTCAGGTTACAAACAAGTCGGCGTGCTTGCGCTTCGTTCAACCGAGGATAAAGTAACAGAGCTATTCAACCTCGCAAAAGAGCGGCGCCTTGAAGCTAGCGTGATGGGGGAGATTGCCAAACTATCAGAAGCAGAAACTAAGCAAAAATTTCCGCTCGTTAAACCGGGATTCGGTTCTGTTTATGTAAGTGGAGCAGCACGCGTGAATGGCGGCTTATTTTGTGAAACATTACTTTATGCGGCAAAAGAAAATGGTGTGAAAATCAAATCTGGCCGCGCTCGTTTTTCAACAAATGGAGAAATTTTTGTTGGCGAGGAAAAAGAAAGCTACGATAAATTAATTATTGCATCGGGTGCTTGGTTGGCCGATTTGCTACAAGACGCTGGTTTACATACAGATGTTTTAGCGCAAAAAGGGCAATTGTTGGCACTGGATTTTAGCGAGTTTGAAACGGATGATTGGCCAGTGATATTGCCACCTAGTGCAAAATCAATTGTTCCTTTTGATAATGGAAAAGTTATTGTTGGCGCAACACATGAAAAAGCTGCTGGCTTCAATACAGAGCCAACAGCAGCAGGTAGAGCAGAAATAATAACAGAAGTTAGTCAGTTTATGGAAGGTGATTTGGAGCAGAAAATCGCTAGTGTTGCTGTCGGAACAAGACCGTATACACCTGACTTTGCGCCACTCATTGGGCAGTTACCTGGTTTCGATAAGGTGTTTTTAGCTAATGGTCTCGGCGCATCTGGTTTAACAACGGGACCATATGTCGGTAAACTTTTGGCGGATTTGGCTCTTGGAAACACAGTCGATTTAGCTTTAGAAAATTACGAACCTAGCAAATATATTAGTAAATAG
- a CDS encoding GGDEF domain-containing protein — protein MPNILDSLWNSMALFLSALFFHGMALRSIREKKPAWFQIKFANEIINYALGVYYGLLGVYFIIRGLPGMDSGIYTDMLLNILIVLHLFSSAGPATIALILIVTGKLLLGDALFANFIYVFLIIGFHFICMEVAKLRLSSVQKVVLVKLTAIPLMLFYLHQKIHLAYTLDSLPVWILYFAVSFFITFIIISASYYIDTSNKLIYDLQQSTILDPLTGLTNFRHFEKAFEAAFNYATLKKSNLSVIIIDIDYFKRVNDTYGHLAGNGVLSTFSQMLLKISFPPNTVISRIGGEEFAIILPNIAVSETEHLAEKIRRKVEKIDVPIVASGSIITISAGIANYDGSNYSSANDLLHAADQALYNAKRNGRNQVHIRETEPVI, from the coding sequence ATGCCAAATATTCTTGATTCATTATGGAACAGCATGGCGCTTTTTTTATCAGCGCTTTTTTTTCACGGAATGGCGCTTCGGTCTATTAGAGAAAAAAAGCCCGCTTGGTTCCAAATCAAATTTGCCAATGAAATTATTAATTATGCACTGGGCGTTTACTACGGCCTTCTAGGTGTTTATTTTATTATCCGCGGATTACCTGGTATGGACTCTGGGATTTATACCGATATGTTACTCAATATTTTAATCGTACTTCATTTGTTCTCATCAGCTGGCCCGGCTACCATTGCGTTAATACTTATCGTAACAGGAAAATTATTACTGGGTGATGCGCTTTTCGCCAATTTTATTTATGTATTTTTAATTATCGGGTTTCACTTCATTTGTATGGAAGTGGCCAAATTACGCCTTAGTTCCGTTCAAAAAGTCGTTTTAGTCAAACTCACCGCGATTCCGCTGATGCTATTTTATTTACATCAAAAAATACATTTAGCCTATACGCTGGATTCCTTACCTGTTTGGATACTCTACTTTGCGGTTTCTTTTTTTATTACCTTTATTATTATTTCAGCGTCTTATTACATCGATACGTCTAATAAACTCATATACGACTTGCAACAATCCACTATCCTTGACCCGCTAACAGGTTTAACAAACTTTCGCCATTTTGAAAAAGCATTCGAAGCTGCTTTTAACTACGCTACTTTAAAAAAATCGAATTTAAGTGTCATTATTATTGATATTGATTATTTTAAACGGGTAAATGATACATATGGGCATTTAGCCGGAAATGGTGTTTTATCTACGTTTAGTCAGATGCTTCTAAAAATCAGTTTCCCACCGAATACAGTTATATCAAGGATTGGTGGCGAGGAATTTGCGATTATTTTGCCGAATATCGCTGTCAGTGAAACAGAGCATTTAGCAGAAAAAATCCGGCGAAAAGTCGAGAAAATTGATGTACCGATTGTCGCTTCTGGCTCTATCATTACTATTTCGGCTGGGATTGCGAACTATGATGGTAGCAATTATTCAAGCGCGAACGATTTACTGCACGCGGCCGATCAAGCCCTCTACAATGCGAAACGAAATGGACGAAACCAAGTACATATTCGCGAAACAGAACCAGTTATTTAA
- a CDS encoding GGDEF domain-containing protein, with the protein MFELINSYIDSLALFLAILFIQGMSFRKIRQYRPNWFQNGNRRLFLSILLGVYYGLAGIYFIYEGAYENNPVIYTNMRILILMVTSVFGGRVPLIFAYLVMLFGRISFDITSPITSRYIILMTLIFAACLLITFWKKQRFSRFVALIILNFPALLYYFVNNFDQGRILRGFEILEYFLLFFVTALLVFYACNYIDKSNLVIQNLTETAMTDSLTNLPNMRFFTQQFAWIFAKAQKRKKALSLFIIDIDNFKEINDFHGHQAGNTVLAQFSSILKNRTFPPRTMFARIGGEEFAVLLQNVDTAQAALIADFFREEIERAKFPYNPVSGKVTVSIGVASASSNFATTESLFEAADQALYQAKQNGRNQIAVHQGELE; encoded by the coding sequence TTGTTCGAGCTAATTAATTCATACATAGATAGTTTAGCGCTCTTTCTTGCTATCCTTTTTATCCAGGGGATGTCTTTTCGAAAAATAAGACAATATCGCCCAAATTGGTTCCAAAATGGCAATAGACGACTATTTCTTTCTATTCTCCTTGGTGTCTATTATGGCCTGGCTGGTATTTACTTTATTTATGAAGGCGCCTACGAAAACAACCCAGTCATTTACACGAATATGCGGATTTTAATTTTGATGGTAACGAGTGTTTTTGGTGGCCGAGTGCCACTCATTTTTGCTTATTTGGTTATGCTTTTCGGCCGAATTAGTTTTGATATAACCTCGCCCATTACTAGTCGTTATATTATTTTGATGACGCTAATTTTCGCCGCTTGCTTACTTATTACCTTTTGGAAAAAACAACGCTTTTCGCGATTTGTCGCTTTGATTATTTTAAATTTCCCAGCGCTCCTGTATTATTTCGTGAATAATTTTGACCAGGGACGGATTTTGCGCGGTTTTGAAATTCTTGAGTACTTCTTGCTGTTCTTTGTGACAGCTTTGCTTGTGTTTTATGCCTGTAACTATATTGATAAAAGTAACCTTGTTATCCAAAATCTGACCGAAACTGCCATGACCGATAGTTTAACTAATTTACCGAATATGCGCTTTTTCACCCAACAATTCGCATGGATTTTTGCAAAAGCGCAGAAAAGGAAAAAGGCGCTATCACTTTTCATTATCGATATTGATAATTTTAAAGAAATTAATGATTTCCACGGCCACCAAGCTGGCAATACCGTTCTCGCCCAGTTTAGTAGCATTCTTAAAAACCGAACCTTTCCGCCACGGACAATGTTTGCTCGAATTGGCGGTGAAGAATTCGCTGTTTTACTGCAAAATGTTGACACTGCTCAAGCTGCTCTTATTGCTGATTTTTTCCGGGAAGAAATTGAACGGGCCAAGTTCCCTTACAATCCCGTTAGCGGCAAAGTGACCGTATCTATCGGGGTCGCTTCCGCCAGTTCCAATTTTGCAACAACGGAATCCCTTTTTGAAGCAGCTGACCAAGCCCTTTATCAAGCAAAACAAAACGGACGCAACCAAATTGCCGTTCATCAGGGGGAACTTGAATGA
- a CDS encoding glycoside transferase, translating to MKRIILILILLVLFGAGLYFLLRPEPKEPISAPKETTPTSTSVQTYVKENYTAKNDLIIDYKNAKEPHYLAESIGLYMEYLVEVNDSKTFQEQVNLLEKNFITKDHFIKWEATDSTTTNAIVDDFRITEALYQASEKFDYKSYKTLADKLLANTKKYSADQGIPVDFYDFVHQKKADTLHLSYLNIQAMQQINYRDKAYLPIQTVNAEPFFTEVFQNGQFHYADANEVNMIDQMLIALAYYDENGDIEPNFDNFLQTELASKGKIYARYQRETKKPSTENESTAVYAFLTQYFNKTNQAKNGKITKELLEKMDTSNPETTHFFDYINKEITLKK from the coding sequence ATGAAACGAATTATCCTTATATTGATTTTACTTGTCCTTTTTGGCGCCGGACTTTACTTTCTCCTCCGCCCAGAACCGAAAGAACCTATCAGCGCACCGAAAGAAACAACGCCAACTTCGACCTCAGTTCAAACCTATGTAAAAGAAAATTATACTGCCAAAAACGATCTGATTATCGATTACAAAAATGCAAAAGAACCGCATTATTTGGCCGAGAGCATCGGACTTTACATGGAATATTTAGTCGAAGTAAATGATAGCAAAACCTTCCAAGAACAAGTAAACCTTTTAGAAAAAAACTTTATAACAAAAGATCACTTTATTAAATGGGAAGCGACTGACTCGACCACGACGAATGCCATTGTAGACGATTTCCGCATCACCGAAGCACTTTATCAAGCTAGTGAGAAATTCGACTACAAATCCTACAAAACACTCGCAGACAAACTACTCGCGAACACTAAAAAATATAGCGCTGACCAAGGTATTCCGGTAGATTTCTATGATTTCGTCCATCAAAAAAAAGCTGACACGCTTCATCTAAGCTATTTAAATATCCAAGCAATGCAACAGATTAATTATCGCGACAAAGCCTATCTACCCATTCAAACGGTGAACGCCGAACCATTTTTTACAGAAGTATTTCAAAATGGACAATTTCACTATGCCGACGCAAACGAAGTCAATATGATTGATCAAATGCTCATCGCACTTGCTTACTACGACGAAAATGGCGATATAGAGCCAAATTTCGATAATTTTTTACAAACCGAACTAGCTTCCAAAGGGAAAATTTATGCGCGTTATCAAAGGGAAACGAAGAAACCTAGCACAGAAAACGAATCCACAGCCGTTTATGCCTTTTTGACACAGTATTTTAACAAGACAAATCAAGCTAAAAATGGTAAAATCACCAAAGAGTTGTTAGAGAAAATGGACACGTCAAATCCTGAAACGACCCATTTTTTCGATTATATAAATAAAGAAATAACTCTTAAGAAATAA
- a CDS encoding EAL domain-containing protein — protein sequence MKKPSVSEIIDQNHFDTIYEPIVAVENTQVFGYESLTRLKTDHWNAISDFIEEAEQDGLQKAFELLTLHNAVKRFDKSGDTPLFVNISYDTFLENQEELHDTLLDNGKIVFEFLETSKLPQERMNELEKQLLLFQKKHETKFAIDDFGSGYADLHRVFAHHSDFVKTDRLLLRDLFESDGKKIFFEQLHNYVKKHHKSLIVEGVETKEQLEFLQEIGIPYAQGYYFH from the coding sequence ATGAAAAAGCCCTCCGTAAGTGAGATTATTGATCAAAATCATTTTGATACAATATATGAACCGATTGTTGCTGTTGAAAATACGCAAGTTTTCGGCTATGAGTCACTCACCCGCTTGAAAACCGATCACTGGAACGCCATCAGTGATTTTATCGAAGAAGCGGAACAGGATGGTCTGCAAAAAGCATTTGAGCTGCTCACGCTTCATAATGCCGTGAAACGCTTTGACAAGAGCGGAGACACGCCATTATTTGTCAATATTTCCTATGATACCTTTTTAGAAAATCAAGAAGAACTGCATGATACCCTTCTTGATAACGGGAAAATAGTTTTTGAATTTTTGGAAACATCCAAGTTGCCACAAGAACGAATGAACGAGCTAGAAAAACAACTGCTTTTATTCCAGAAAAAACATGAGACTAAATTCGCTATTGATGATTTTGGCTCCGGTTATGCGGACTTGCATCGCGTCTTTGCGCACCATTCTGACTTTGTAAAAACCGATCGCTTATTACTACGAGATTTATTTGAGAGCGATGGCAAAAAAATCTTCTTTGAGCAACTGCATAATTACGTCAAGAAACACCATAAATCCTTGATTGTCGAAGGAGTCGAAACAAAAGAGCAGTTAGAATTCCTTCAAGAAATCGGCATTCCTTACGCGCAAGGTTATTATTTTCATTAA
- a CDS encoding NAD-dependent malic enzyme, with amino-acid sequence MTVKPGFDYLNNPLLNKGTAFTSEERISYQLDGLLPPMIETIEQQAARIEHQLASLETALHKHQLLTNLYNENRTLYYYVVTKNVTEYLPIIYTPTIGDAVIHYHKDYTAPDEALFIDAFAPEKLRTSIENYAKNNPNIDMIVITDGEGVLGIGDWGVNGVKIAVGKLAVYTVAAGLAPDRVLPVVIDAGTNNATLLEDPCYLGNKRPRLSESEYDTFIAQLVDSMQSVFPKAILHWEDFGRANASRILHNYRDKICTFNDDIQGTGAMVVAAVLATIQVSRIPLSEQKIIIFGAGTAGIGIADQLSGQLMRETGLPFADARKHFYLVDRNGLVLDNMTDLTAGQKKYAHAASDWANTPTDTLEHLVEAVHPTMLIGCSGVTGAFKESIVRKMAEHTERPAILPLSNPTKLAEATAADLIKWTDGKALIVTGSPSKPVEYQHTTYEIGQANNALLYPGLGLGALVTRAKYITDGMLAAASMAVAKQISPNEPGAALLPHVSTLRETSRAVAIAVANQALKENIQQVELTDVTAAVELEMWQPTYKGV; translated from the coding sequence ATGACTGTAAAACCAGGTTTTGACTATCTAAATAATCCGTTATTAAACAAAGGAACTGCTTTCACAAGTGAAGAAAGAATCAGCTATCAATTAGACGGATTACTACCACCAATGATTGAAACAATCGAACAACAAGCCGCGCGCATCGAACATCAACTAGCAAGCTTAGAAACAGCTTTACATAAACATCAGCTTTTAACAAACTTATATAACGAAAATCGCACACTTTATTATTATGTCGTGACCAAAAACGTCACCGAATATCTGCCTATTATTTATACACCAACGATTGGCGACGCCGTAATCCATTATCATAAAGATTACACGGCTCCTGATGAAGCTTTATTTATTGATGCTTTTGCTCCAGAAAAACTGCGCACATCAATTGAAAACTATGCCAAAAACAATCCAAATATCGATATGATCGTAATTACAGATGGTGAAGGCGTGCTCGGCATTGGTGACTGGGGCGTAAATGGTGTCAAAATCGCAGTTGGTAAATTAGCCGTTTATACGGTGGCCGCTGGACTTGCGCCAGACCGGGTGCTCCCTGTTGTGATTGACGCTGGAACAAATAACGCGACTCTCCTTGAAGACCCATGCTACTTAGGCAACAAACGTCCGCGACTTTCAGAAAGCGAATATGATACGTTTATCGCTCAATTGGTCGATAGTATGCAAAGCGTTTTTCCAAAAGCAATCCTTCACTGGGAAGACTTTGGTCGCGCAAACGCAAGTCGAATTTTGCATAATTATCGTGATAAAATTTGTACTTTTAATGATGATATTCAAGGAACAGGTGCCATGGTCGTTGCCGCTGTCCTTGCCACCATTCAAGTTTCCCGCATTCCTTTAAGCGAACAAAAGATCATTATATTTGGCGCTGGAACGGCGGGCATCGGTATCGCTGACCAGCTTAGTGGACAGTTGATGCGTGAAACAGGTCTTCCTTTTGCAGATGCTCGAAAACATTTTTATTTAGTTGATCGAAATGGATTAGTGCTGGACAATATGACAGACTTAACAGCTGGGCAAAAGAAATATGCACACGCTGCTTCTGACTGGGCTAATACGCCGACTGATACGTTAGAACATTTGGTGGAAGCCGTTCATCCAACCATGCTAATTGGCTGTTCTGGCGTCACTGGTGCGTTTAAAGAGAGCATTGTTCGAAAAATGGCGGAGCACACGGAACGTCCAGCGATTTTACCACTTTCTAACCCAACCAAATTAGCCGAAGCAACCGCCGCTGATTTGATTAAGTGGACCGATGGAAAAGCACTTATCGTCACAGGAAGTCCCTCAAAACCAGTGGAATACCAACATACTACCTATGAAATTGGCCAAGCAAACAATGCCCTGCTTTATCCAGGACTTGGACTAGGTGCCCTTGTTACTCGCGCCAAATATATTACAGATGGCATGCTCGCTGCAGCTTCAATGGCTGTCGCTAAACAAATTTCGCCAAATGAACCTGGGGCTGCCCTTTTACCACACGTGAGCACCCTTCGAGAAACCTCTCGAGCCGTGGCAATTGCTGTCGCCAATCAGGCATTAAAAGAAAATATCCAGCAAGTAGAATTAACGGATGTCACCGCAGCCGTAGAACTTGAAATGTGGCAGCCTACTTATAAAGGAGTTTAG
- a CDS encoding serine hydrolase domain-containing protein — protein sequence MFYKTKHSLDQLVQNGSTPGISYQIKTNQLEENNIMGLKSVFPEAQILPRTTENIYDIASLTKVIATTTRILQLIEQHRFQLEDPVQMYLPNFQHKNVTILHLLTHSSGLAQNIPNFQMNNPEDVMRYVYATPQVNPPGTEVTYADANFLLLGYLINKMEGNYEQAIQQHILTPLKMTQSSFHPTNKEQVIPTELDQTRGLIQGVVHDFKAWTAKSGTGHAGLFSTLTDLSKFRDALILQHGAPILSEQMLQLMQTNHTPGLNRSRGLGWDLRGESVLYHTGFTGTFMVLDLKHQASLIVLSNRVHPSRANPNFVDKRDSIVDTFLEEVSNIKEV from the coding sequence ATGTTCTATAAAACGAAGCATTCACTTGATCAACTCGTCCAAAACGGATCCACTCCCGGAATTAGTTATCAAATCAAGACAAACCAGCTGGAAGAAAATAACATTATGGGGTTAAAATCCGTTTTTCCAGAAGCGCAAATTCTACCAAGAACAACAGAAAACATTTATGATATCGCTTCTTTGACCAAAGTAATTGCTACGACTACTCGTATTTTACAACTTATCGAACAACACAGATTCCAATTAGAAGATCCTGTTCAAATGTATTTACCAAATTTCCAGCACAAAAACGTGACAATTTTACATTTATTAACACACAGTTCTGGTCTTGCGCAAAACATTCCTAACTTCCAAATGAACAATCCCGAAGACGTTATGCGCTATGTTTATGCCACACCGCAAGTTAATCCGCCTGGCACGGAAGTCACTTATGCCGATGCTAATTTTCTATTACTCGGCTATCTGATTAATAAAATGGAAGGTAATTACGAGCAAGCCATTCAACAACATATTTTAACACCACTAAAAATGACACAATCCAGTTTTCATCCAACGAATAAAGAACAAGTCATCCCGACTGAACTTGATCAAACACGCGGCTTAATCCAAGGCGTTGTTCATGACTTCAAAGCTTGGACCGCCAAATCTGGCACTGGTCATGCTGGCCTTTTTAGTACGCTAACTGATCTTTCCAAGTTTCGGGATGCGCTTATTTTGCAACACGGAGCACCAATCCTTTCTGAACAAATGTTACAGCTCATGCAAACCAATCATACCCCTGGCCTCAATCGAAGTCGCGGGCTAGGCTGGGACCTGCGCGGCGAGTCTGTTTTATATCACACCGGCTTCACCGGAACTTTCATGGTGCTCGATTTAAAACACCAAGCCAGTTTAATCGTCCTTTCTAACCGCGTCCACCCAAGCCGAGCCAACCCAAATTTCGTTGACAAACGTGACAGCATTGTCGACACTTTTTTAGAAGAAGTTTCAAACATAAAAGAAGTCTAG
- the pflB gene encoding formate C-acetyltransferase has product MTKAWDGFKGTAWQENISVGQFVQDNYTPYDGDESFLEKSTPRTTKLNEKINKLVEEMDAKGGVLDMDNAIVSNVASHKAGYVDQENEVIVGLQTDKPFKLAFMPNGGLRTAEQCLTDNGYSIDQELHDFYLKNRSTANDGIFRAYTDDIKRARHSHIVSGLPDAYSRGRIIGLYQKPALYGVDRLIAEKQQDLKKIAISSDENIRLREEIWLQIKALKDLIVLGNEYGLELGRPAENATEAVQWTYMGYLASIKQANGAASSFGRIPIFLDIYIQRDLEKGIITEFDAQELIEQLTLKLRMVRFARTDGYNELYASNPTFVTTSMAGMGADGRHRVTKTDYRFLHCLDNLGNSAEPNLTVLWDARLPESFKEYCMKMSVKHSSIQYENDKLMQEEGYGDMQCISCCVSPLNPEADKDKGETHNLQYFGARVNVLKCLLGAINGGKDDLHKNQVFNVVEPITTEYLGYEEVLEKFDKSMDWLTDTYVDAMNIIHFMTDKYNYESMQMAFLPSKVTANMGFGICGFANVVDSLSAIKHAKVKTIRDEDGFVYDYEVEGDFPRYGENDDRADDIAVMVLKMFKDKLDSHKLYKDSEATVSVLTITSNVAYSKQCGNSPVHKGPVFDENGKIIKEPEFFSPGANPSNKAKGGFLDNLASLSKLPFHYANDGISLTIQGAPKMFGKTTEEQHHNLVGILDGYFTKGGQHINLNVLNHEEVIEKIKAGIPVILRISGYCLNTKDLNEEQKMELCQRMFHEKLIG; this is encoded by the coding sequence ATGACAAAAGCATGGGATGGTTTTAAAGGAACCGCATGGCAAGAAAATATTAGTGTAGGACAATTCGTCCAAGATAACTACACTCCTTACGATGGCGATGAAAGCTTCTTAGAAAAAAGTACACCTAGAACAACTAAACTAAATGAAAAAATAAATAAACTAGTAGAAGAAATGGATGCAAAAGGTGGCGTGCTCGATATGGATAACGCTATCGTATCGAATGTTGCATCTCACAAAGCTGGCTACGTTGACCAAGAAAATGAAGTCATCGTTGGCTTGCAAACAGATAAACCATTCAAATTAGCGTTTATGCCAAATGGTGGTCTTAGAACTGCGGAACAATGTTTAACAGACAACGGCTATTCGATCGACCAAGAATTACATGACTTCTACTTAAAAAACCGTTCTACTGCTAATGATGGTATTTTTAGAGCATATACAGACGATATCAAACGTGCGCGTCACTCGCATATCGTTAGTGGTCTTCCAGATGCATATTCGCGCGGAAGAATCATCGGCTTATACCAAAAACCAGCACTTTACGGCGTGGATCGTTTAATCGCTGAAAAACAACAAGACTTGAAAAAAATTGCCATTTCTTCTGATGAAAATATTCGTCTACGTGAAGAAATTTGGTTACAAATCAAAGCATTGAAAGACTTAATCGTTTTAGGTAATGAATATGGTTTAGAACTTGGCCGTCCAGCTGAAAATGCAACCGAAGCTGTACAATGGACTTACATGGGCTACCTTGCTTCTATCAAACAAGCAAACGGCGCTGCAAGCTCATTCGGTCGTATTCCGATTTTCCTTGATATCTACATCCAACGCGATTTAGAAAAAGGCATTATCACCGAATTCGATGCGCAAGAATTAATCGAGCAATTAACGCTTAAATTAAGAATGGTTCGTTTTGCAAGAACAGATGGTTATAACGAACTTTACGCTTCCAACCCAACATTCGTTACAACATCTATGGCTGGTATGGGGGCAGACGGTCGTCATCGTGTGACAAAAACAGATTATCGTTTCTTACACTGCCTAGACAACCTAGGAAACTCCGCAGAACCTAACTTAACTGTCCTTTGGGATGCTCGTTTACCTGAAAGCTTTAAAGAATATTGTATGAAAATGAGCGTCAAACACTCCTCCATTCAATATGAAAATGATAAATTAATGCAAGAAGAAGGCTACGGCGATATGCAATGTATCAGCTGTTGTGTTAGCCCACTTAACCCAGAAGCAGACAAAGATAAAGGCGAAACACATAACCTGCAATATTTTGGTGCTCGTGTCAACGTCCTTAAATGTCTTCTTGGCGCAATCAACGGTGGTAAAGATGACCTTCACAAAAACCAAGTATTCAACGTTGTAGAACCAATTACAACCGAATACCTTGGATACGAAGAAGTACTAGAAAAATTTGATAAATCAATGGACTGGTTAACAGACACATACGTTGATGCAATGAACATCATCCACTTTATGACAGACAAATACAACTACGAAAGCATGCAAATGGCCTTCTTACCATCCAAAGTAACAGCGAACATGGGCTTCGGTATTTGTGGATTCGCTAACGTTGTAGATAGCCTAAGTGCGATTAAACACGCCAAAGTAAAAACTATCCGCGACGAAGATGGCTTTGTATATGACTATGAAGTAGAAGGCGACTTCCCTCGTTACGGTGAAAATGACGACCGTGCCGATGACATCGCTGTAATGGTTCTAAAAATGTTCAAAGACAAATTAGATTCCCATAAACTTTACAAAGATAGTGAAGCAACTGTTTCTGTTCTAACAATCACTTCTAACGTTGCTTACTCTAAACAATGTGGTAACTCCCCAGTGCATAAAGGACCTGTATTCGATGAAAATGGTAAAATCATCAAAGAACCAGAATTCTTCAGCCCAGGAGCAAACCCTTCAAACAAAGCAAAAGGTGGATTCTTAGATAACCTTGCAAGCCTTTCTAAATTACCATTCCACTATGCTAATGACGGAATTTCCTTAACTATCCAAGGAGCTCCAAAAATGTTCGGTAAAACAACCGAAGAACAACATCATAACCTAGTTGGTATTCTTGACGGTTACTTTACAAAAGGTGGTCAACATATCAACTTAAACGTTCTTAATCATGAAGAAGTTATCGAAAAAATCAAAGCCGGCATCCCAGTAATCTTACGTA